Proteins found in one Amycolatopsis aidingensis genomic segment:
- a CDS encoding helix-turn-helix transcriptional regulator: MEHTRRFERLWTAEDVSAYLGVPVKTLYQWKWRGEGPPVRKIGRHLRYDRAALQTWLDQEAAA, encoded by the coding sequence ATGGAGCACACACGAAGGTTCGAGCGACTATGGACGGCCGAGGATGTCTCGGCGTACCTCGGCGTGCCGGTGAAGACGCTCTACCAATGGAAATGGCGCGGCGAGGGACCGCCGGTCCGCAAGATCGGACGGCACCTGCGTTACGACCGGGCTGCCCTGCAAACCTGGCTTGATCAGGAGGCGGCAGCCTGA
- a CDS encoding replication initiator, producing MSTTSEAAGRTRAERMRLPLSTEVVAATAEKHGVCVRPFTMEVGDPDTGELRYVPVPCGSTVESVCLPCARKAKALRQAQCREGWHLTEEPDFTPEPPTQQQTELLEARADLVHAYRQALGEGEAGQAEELRDDIRGLDDELRATGMRGRLPSPEPAVTPARKRSTRRRQDAPDLPRKKVAKTTVGREYAGRFRPSMFVTLTLDTYGRVRDDGTPVDPDSYDYRRAARDAVHFSALVDRWWQNLRRVVGWDVQYFATVEPQKRAAPHLHTAIRGSVPHEVIRQVTAATYHQVWWPQHDELVYDSDRLPEWDMRARGFVDPDTRQPLTAWDAAVDAVEEPAHVVAFGRQVHSKGILGGTEEAGRHIGYLTKYLTKATGEVVEAEGARQREHHERLHAELAVTPCSPRCAVWLLYGVQPKGAHGRMTPGHCKSRAHRRSTLCLPGRRVLVSRKWSGKSLADHKADRKAFVRDALAAIGIEKPEQDTSRLMWRKVPPGDPNVPPRAHLLMHAIAERISWRAEYDRALLAAQGPPGGAETSATRQAV from the coding sequence ATGAGCACCACGTCAGAAGCCGCCGGCCGGACTCGGGCGGAGCGGATGCGGCTGCCCTTATCGACTGAGGTGGTGGCGGCCACGGCGGAAAAGCACGGGGTGTGTGTGCGGCCGTTCACCATGGAGGTCGGCGATCCCGACACCGGGGAACTGCGCTACGTCCCCGTGCCGTGTGGCAGCACCGTGGAAAGTGTGTGCCTGCCGTGTGCGCGGAAGGCGAAGGCGCTGCGGCAGGCGCAGTGCCGCGAGGGCTGGCACCTGACCGAGGAACCCGACTTCACCCCCGAGCCTCCCACCCAGCAGCAGACCGAACTGCTGGAGGCGCGGGCGGACCTCGTGCACGCCTACCGGCAAGCCCTGGGCGAGGGTGAGGCTGGGCAGGCCGAAGAGCTGCGCGACGACATCCGGGGTCTGGATGACGAGTTACGGGCGACGGGGATGCGGGGACGGCTGCCCTCCCCGGAACCGGCCGTGACTCCGGCTCGGAAGCGGTCCACCCGGCGGCGACAGGACGCACCGGACCTGCCGCGTAAGAAGGTCGCCAAGACCACGGTCGGGCGGGAGTATGCGGGCCGGTTCCGGCCATCCATGTTCGTCACCCTCACCCTGGACACCTACGGCCGGGTCCGCGACGACGGCACCCCCGTCGACCCGGACTCCTACGACTATCGCAGGGCGGCGCGGGATGCGGTGCACTTCTCCGCCTTGGTCGACCGGTGGTGGCAGAACCTGCGCCGGGTCGTGGGGTGGGACGTGCAGTACTTCGCCACCGTGGAACCGCAGAAGCGGGCGGCTCCGCATCTGCACACGGCGATTCGGGGGTCGGTTCCGCATGAGGTGATCCGGCAGGTCACCGCGGCCACCTACCACCAAGTCTGGTGGCCCCAGCATGACGAGCTGGTCTACGACAGTGACCGGCTACCCGAGTGGGACATGCGCGCTCGTGGGTTCGTGGACCCCGACACCCGGCAACCCCTCACCGCCTGGGATGCGGCGGTGGATGCGGTGGAGGAACCCGCGCATGTGGTGGCCTTCGGGCGGCAGGTGCACTCCAAGGGCATCCTCGGCGGCACCGAAGAAGCCGGGCGGCACATCGGGTACCTGACCAAGTACCTCACCAAAGCAACCGGCGAAGTCGTGGAAGCCGAGGGCGCGCGGCAGCGGGAACACCACGAACGGCTCCACGCGGAACTCGCTGTGACCCCGTGTTCGCCTCGGTGTGCGGTGTGGCTGCTGTACGGGGTGCAACCCAAAGGGGCGCACGGCCGGATGACACCCGGCCACTGCAAAAGCAGGGCGCACCGGCGGTCCACCCTCTGCCTGCCCGGACGGCGGGTGCTGGTCTCCCGGAAGTGGTCGGGTAAGTCCCTGGCCGACCACAAGGCGGACCGCAAGGCGTTCGTGCGGGACGCGCTGGCCGCGATCGGGATCGAGAAGCCCGAGCAGGACACCTCCCGGCTGATGTGGCGCAAGGTCCCACCCGGTGACCCGAACGTGCCGCCCCGGGCGCATCTGCTGATGCACGCGATCGCGGAACGCATCTCCTGGCGGGCCGAATACGACCGGGCACTGCTCGCCGCGCAGGGACCGCCAGGCGGGGCAGAAACTTCGGCAACTCGGCAAGCGGTCTGA